A genomic window from Nerophis ophidion isolate RoL-2023_Sa linkage group LG22, RoL_Noph_v1.0, whole genome shotgun sequence includes:
- the pdcb gene encoding phosducin b produces the protein MSDPMIDLEETATHTGPKGVINDWRRFKLESMDQDNLPPAKRELLRQMSSPHKKLEESRANLNRKMSVQEYELLKEEDEGCLKKYRKQCMQEMHDKLSFGPRFERVHDLDSGEAFLEVIEKEHHSTVVVVHIYKMGVKGCEELNSCLDCLAAEYPTVKFCRIDAVASGAAERFSDEVLPTLLVYKAGELLGNFLACTKHLNEEFFATDVETFLNSYGLLPEKEMPALDDEEENDVE, from the exons GGCCCAAAGGCGTTATCAATGACTGGAGGAGGTTCAAGTTGGAGAGTATGGACCAGGATAACCTGCCACCTGCAAAACGGGAGCTTCTCAGACAAATGTCATCCCCTCACAAGAAATTGGAAGAATCCAGGGCGAATCTGAATCGCAAG ATGAGCGTGCAGGAGTACGAGCTACTTAAGGAGGAGGATGAGGGCTGTCTCAAGAAATACCGAAAGCAGTGCATGCAGGAAATGCACGACAAGCTCAGCTTCGGCCCGAGGTTCGAAAGAGTCCACGACCTAGACAGCGGGGAGGCCTTCCTCGAAGTCATCGAGAAGGAACACCACAGCACGGTGGTGGTGGTCCACATCTACAAGATGGGAGTGAAAGGCTGCGAGGAGCTCAACAGCTGCCTGGACTGCTTGGCCGCAGAGTACCCCACCGTCAAGTTCTGCAGGATCGACGCGGTGGCCTCGGGTGCTGCTGAGAGGTTCTCGGATGAGGTGTTGCCCACACTTTTGGTCTACAAGGCAGGAGAACTGCTGGGGAACTTCCTGGCCTGCACAAAGCACCTCAATGAGGAGTTCTTTGCCACGGATGTGGAGACCTTCCTCAACAGCTACGGCCTGCTGCCCGAGAAAGAGATGCCCGCGTTGGATGATGAAGAGGAGAATGAtgtggagtaa